Proteins from a single region of Hordeum vulgare subsp. vulgare chromosome 6H, MorexV3_pseudomolecules_assembly, whole genome shotgun sequence:
- the LOC123402585 gene encoding ethylene-responsive transcription factor ERF054-like: protein MDAADSGGGVRGRERRWKGKAASSAAEKQQQQPLAPVLEDAPAAALLPPLKKMRSPDCRLRRSVSSLSSAPASPDSSSVSNPLSPPATSLPPYASSTRQIFPFAYDPSPAAAPRLLQLLQYSSSLYQQPMLPQQQQHTPSQHPQMISFGDAQQQQQFEAAAALVPPQYMSPEALRYWSAALNLSPRGVLGGVVPPALYQHLLRPPGPAKLYRGVRQRHWGKWVAEIRLPRNRTRLWLGTFDTAEDAAMAYDREAFKLRGENARLNFPDLFLGKGRSGGSGRTSASAAASASSSSSKSAPPTPEETHAQQAQLLLQREQKQHMDEQANVVGPKPLLSAAEQDGLPEPEQNPQLQNAEQQCSDGSTAMMQQAPATPGGVWGPADDAWFSAWGPGSSVWDYDMDSAHGLLLQSRFAGEQAGMDYVPSAPEAHMAPAAGTGTACAAPPSPLPPRPPFMWKD, encoded by the coding sequence ATGGACGCGGCGGATAGTGGTGGCGGCGTCCGCGGGCGCGAGCGGAGATGGAAGGGGAAGGCCGCGAGCTCGGCGGcggagaagcagcagcagcagccgctgGCGCCGGTTTTAGAAGACGCGCCGGCGGCCGCATTGCTCCCGCCGCTGAAGAAGATGCGGAGCCCCGACTGCCGCCTCCGCCGCTCCGTGTCCTCGCTGTCGTCGGCCCCTGCTTCCCCGGACTCCTCCTCTGTTTCCAACCCCCTCTCTCCGCCCGCGACGTCCTTGCCGCCTTATGCGTCGTCGACGCGGCAGATATTCCCGTTCGCGTACGATCCGTCCCCGGCGGCGGCCCCGAGGCTCCTGCAGCTGTTGCAATACTCCTCCAGCTTGTACCAACAGCCGATGCtgccgcagcagcagcaacacacaCCTTCGCAGCATCCGCAGATGATATCCTTCGGCGAtgcccagcagcagcagcagttcgAGGCGGCGGCCGCCTTGGTTCCGCCGCAGTACATGTCGCCCGAGGCGCTGCGCTACTGGAGCGCGGCCCTGAACCTGAGCCCGCGAGGCGTGCTCGGCGGGGTCGTGCCGCCGGCGCTGTACCAGCACCTGCTGCGGCCGCCTGGCCCGGCCAAGCTGTACCGCGGCGTGCGCCAGCGTCACTGGGGGAAGTGGGTGGCGGAGATCCGCCTGCCGCGGAACCGAACGCGCCTGTGGCTCGGCACCTTCGACACCGCCGAGGACGCCGCCATGGCGTACGATCGCGAGGCCTTCAAGCTGCGCGGCGAGAACGCGCGGCTCAATTTCCCCGACCTCTTTCTCGGCAAAGGCCGCTCCGGCGGGAGCGGCCGCACCAGCGCCAGCGCCGCggcgtcggcctcctcctcctcctccaagtccgcTCCGCCGACGCCGGAAGAGACCCATGCGCAGCAAGCGCAGCTGCTGCTCCAGCGTGAACAGAAGCAGCACATGGACGAGCAAGCCAACGTTGTTGGACCGAAACCTTTGCTCTCCGCAGCAGAGCAGGACGGCCTCCCGGAACcagagcaaaatcctcagctccagaaTGCAGAGCAACAATGCAGCGACGGCAGCACGGCCATGATGCAGCAGGCTCCAGCAACCCCCGGCGGCGTCTGGGGCCCCGCCGACGACGCATGGTTCAGCGCGTGGGGTCCGGGCAGCTCTGTCTGGGACTACGACATGGACAGCGCCCATGGCCTCCTACTCCAGTCTCGCTTCGCCGGTGAGCAGGCCGGCATGGACTACGTCCCCAGTGCGCCCGAAGCCCACATGGCACCGGCGGCAGGGACAGGCACGGCCTGTGCCGCTCCCCCTTCTCCCCTTCCTCCCCGTCCTCCCTTCATGTGGAAGGACTAA